The following coding sequences lie in one Pontibacter sp. G13 genomic window:
- a CDS encoding TonB-dependent receptor domain-containing protein → MLLCISLCLGTQVWAQSFTISGYVSDATSGEKLINAKVFDSLSQQGIITNNFGFFSLTLPAGEVNLIAVYAGFEASSIPFELKKDTQVVISLAPYQTDVVEIVADEVERIEERVEMSTVTLSPEEIKKLPMLLGEVDVVKAIQLLPGVQSGNEGSTGLYVRGGGPDQNLILLDDVPLYYVSHLGGFFSVFNADAISQVKLTKGGFPARYGGRISSVLDVRMKEGNMREFHGQGSIGILASKFSFEGPIIKDKASFIISGRRTYFDLLTRPISRIASRQSSGGEAVASFGYYFYDLNAKVNYVISPNDRLYLSGYMGDDDLGLKLTEEFGTPNEDLSILEFDTGSRWGNRVAALRWNHIWNPKVFSNLTATFTNYRFKVENDFYSEEHFEQEILKAEGYLGYQSGIRDFALKYDMEFYPNPKHEIRVGANTTLHKFSPGLIGYSVSEADTSLLDTTIGSEPINSLESYVYVEDLWKVNDRLTFHLGLHGSHYRVDQSDYWSLQPRVSARFLATDRLSLKGSFVTMTQFLHLLTNSGTGLPVDLWVPATDRVPPQRSWQVALGAATTLRDGWELSVEGYYKEMKTLIEYREGTNFFLSLEESDWQDRVVSGGTGTAYGAEVLLQKRKGATTGWLGYTLSWNNRQFDELNQGEVYPYKFDRRHDASLVVAHTFNKRVSLSGTWVFGTGNAMTVPTGRYATPSANGYDRSFFPIFYGSNSVNLYEEGRNNFRMEAYHRFDIGVNFTKDKKWGERTISMGLYNAYGRKNPYMYYISQEREYLPNGEYRSETNLTRFSLFPVPIPYFTYSFSF, encoded by the coding sequence ATGCTGCTGTGTATTTCATTGTGCTTGGGTACCCAAGTTTGGGCCCAAAGCTTTACCATCAGCGGCTATGTTTCTGACGCCACTTCCGGCGAAAAATTGATCAATGCCAAAGTATTTGACAGTTTAAGTCAACAGGGCATCATCACGAATAACTTCGGATTTTTTAGTCTGACCTTGCCGGCCGGCGAGGTGAATCTGATTGCTGTGTATGCGGGATTTGAAGCCAGTTCCATCCCTTTTGAATTAAAAAAGGATACTCAAGTGGTCATTTCATTGGCTCCCTACCAGACGGATGTTGTCGAAATTGTCGCGGATGAAGTAGAGAGAATTGAGGAGCGGGTAGAAATGAGTACAGTGACCCTTTCACCAGAAGAGATCAAAAAGCTTCCGATGCTACTTGGTGAGGTCGATGTGGTGAAAGCGATTCAACTTTTGCCGGGTGTTCAATCGGGAAATGAAGGCAGTACGGGTCTTTATGTGCGTGGAGGCGGTCCCGATCAAAATCTTATTCTGTTGGATGATGTACCGCTTTACTATGTAAGTCATTTGGGCGGATTCTTCTCTGTGTTTAATGCAGATGCGATCAGCCAAGTGAAATTGACCAAAGGGGGTTTTCCTGCCAGGTATGGAGGAAGGATATCTTCCGTGCTTGATGTGAGAATGAAAGAGGGGAACATGCGAGAATTTCATGGACAAGGGAGCATAGGGATTTTGGCTTCTAAGTTTTCCTTCGAAGGCCCCATCATCAAGGACAAAGCGTCATTTATTATCTCTGGTCGGCGGACCTATTTCGATCTGCTGACAAGGCCTATTTCCAGAATTGCCTCTCGCCAAAGCTCTGGAGGCGAGGCCGTGGCAAGTTTTGGATATTATTTCTACGACTTGAATGCCAAGGTCAATTACGTTATTTCACCCAATGATCGTTTGTATTTGAGCGGATACATGGGAGATGATGATTTGGGGCTCAAGCTGACGGAAGAGTTTGGCACTCCCAATGAAGACCTGAGTATTCTGGAATTTGATACCGGCTCAAGATGGGGAAATCGAGTGGCTGCTTTGAGGTGGAATCACATTTGGAACCCCAAGGTTTTCAGTAACCTCACCGCCACCTTCACCAATTACCGATTCAAGGTTGAAAACGACTTTTACTCCGAAGAACATTTCGAACAAGAGATTTTAAAGGCTGAGGGATATCTGGGGTATCAATCAGGGATCAGGGATTTTGCCTTGAAATACGATATGGAGTTTTATCCCAATCCCAAGCATGAAATCAGAGTTGGTGCCAATACTACCCTTCACAAGTTCTCACCGGGATTGATTGGATATTCTGTTTCGGAAGCGGACACCTCGCTGCTGGATACAACCATCGGAAGTGAACCTATCAATTCTTTGGAAAGCTATGTCTATGTCGAGGATCTATGGAAAGTGAATGATCGATTGACCTTCCATTTGGGATTGCATGGAAGTCATTATCGAGTGGACCAATCTGATTATTGGTCCCTTCAGCCTCGAGTCTCAGCAAGATTCTTGGCTACCGATCGCCTTTCTCTCAAAGGTTCTTTCGTGACCATGACCCAGTTTCTCCATTTGTTGACCAATTCTGGTACTGGATTGCCGGTGGATCTTTGGGTTCCTGCCACCGATCGAGTTCCTCCCCAGCGTTCATGGCAAGTCGCTCTCGGTGCTGCGACCACTTTGAGAGATGGATGGGAATTGTCTGTGGAGGGCTACTACAAGGAGATGAAGACCCTGATCGAATACCGAGAGGGTACCAATTTTTTCCTGTCCCTAGAGGAATCTGATTGGCAAGATCGGGTGGTTTCCGGAGGAACTGGGACTGCGTATGGAGCAGAAGTGCTCTTGCAGAAACGAAAGGGTGCCACCACCGGCTGGTTGGGATATACCTTGTCATGGAATAATCGCCAGTTCGATGAACTGAATCAAGGGGAAGTATATCCCTATAAGTTTGACCGACGTCATGATGCTAGCTTGGTCGTGGCCCACACTTTCAATAAGCGAGTTTCGCTGTCCGGAACTTGGGTATTTGGTACCGGGAATGCCATGACTGTCCCTACAGGTCGCTATGCAACCCCGTCTGCCAATGGATATGATCGAAGCTTTTTCCCCATTTTCTATGGTTCCAATTCAGTCAATCTATACGAAGAGGGTAGAAACAATTTCCGAATGGAAGCCTACCACAGATTTGATATTGGCGTCAATTTCACCAAAGACAAGAAATGGGGAGAGCGGACCATCAGTATGGGGCTTTACAATGCTTATGGCCGAAAGAACCCTTACATGTACTACATCAGTCAGGAGCGTGAATATCTCCCTAATGGAGAGTATCGATCCGAGACCAATTTGACGAGATTTTCGCTCTTCCCTGTGCCCATCCCTTATTTCACCTATAGCTTTTCATTCTAA
- a CDS encoding DUF4249 domain-containing protein: MQRFDIRPLLISSLLGSLLMILAACETVVSIPLPEHQPKLVVYGILNADSALEIQVSRSYGWNEEGGDSTEFLDDAVVEIQIGNESPVRLDYEEEYTPWSWPNQVIGSYIDPQIDLSEGDSIKLTVSHPDYPSVEASTKMIPELTISAVELRQNIAREIYEDGSKGDFQSLLSVSLTDDPETRNYYSFEIAGVIYEDSMGFDTHLGYSSAGFAEIGGSGGAYNSGGWLLSDDDFNGSLVQLDLLLYLYDPSSWFEPFTGQVKYVILHSKVYGGEWGTYWEKYRIQQQANSGFDLIPPEAVIVNSNVEGGYGVLGSWTTRTDTIRL, encoded by the coding sequence ATGCAACGATTCGATATCAGACCATTATTGATTAGTAGCTTGTTGGGATCGCTATTGATGATCTTGGCGGCGTGCGAGACTGTTGTATCAATTCCATTGCCAGAACACCAACCCAAATTGGTCGTGTATGGAATTTTGAATGCCGATTCAGCGCTTGAAATTCAGGTGTCTAGAAGCTATGGATGGAATGAGGAAGGAGGAGATTCGACCGAGTTTTTGGATGATGCAGTCGTGGAGATTCAGATTGGGAATGAATCGCCAGTTAGATTAGACTATGAGGAGGAGTACACCCCTTGGTCTTGGCCCAATCAGGTAATCGGTTCCTACATAGATCCTCAAATAGATTTGTCTGAAGGAGATTCGATTAAGTTAACTGTAAGTCATCCAGATTATCCAAGCGTAGAGGCTTCCACCAAGATGATTCCAGAATTGACAATCTCTGCGGTTGAACTACGACAGAATATTGCTCGGGAGATTTACGAAGATGGTTCCAAGGGCGATTTTCAATCTCTCTTGTCCGTTTCGCTGACAGATGATCCAGAGACTCGGAACTACTATTCTTTCGAGATTGCTGGGGTGATTTATGAAGACTCCATGGGATTCGATACACATCTGGGGTATAGCTCAGCTGGATTTGCAGAGATTGGAGGATCAGGAGGAGCTTACAATTCTGGAGGTTGGCTCCTTTCTGATGATGATTTCAATGGGAGCCTGGTTCAATTGGACTTACTCTTGTATCTGTATGATCCTTCATCTTGGTTTGAACCATTCACGGGCCAAGTAAAATATGTGATTCTTCACTCTAAGGTGTATGGCGGTGAGTGGGGTACGTATTGGGAGAAATACCGAATTCAGCAACAAGCTAATTCTGGGTTTGATTTGATTCCACCAGAGGCTGTTATTGTCAACTCCAATGTTGAAGGTGGATACGGGGTGTTGGGAAGTTGGACGACCCGAACGGACACCATCAGGCTATAA
- a CDS encoding MarR family transcriptional regulator: MAFSVCSIIFENQAVCYICIMQFEEGKEKFIQAWGAIGSNWGINRTMAQVHALLLIAPEPLSAQDIMDELNISRGNANMNLRALIDWGLIAKEHKSGERKEYFYAEKDIWQVAQQVILERRKRELKPVLKVLEEVKHIEKGDHSEEQIQTFISTVSDLEGVVSQADKFLDLMLKSNRKWFWERVLKMLPDKRES; the protein is encoded by the coding sequence TTGGCATTTTCTGTATGTTCAATAATTTTTGAAAATCAGGCCGTTTGCTATATTTGTATTATGCAATTTGAGGAAGGCAAGGAAAAATTTATCCAAGCATGGGGCGCAATTGGCTCCAATTGGGGCATCAACCGTACGATGGCCCAAGTACATGCATTGTTGTTGATCGCGCCAGAACCTCTGTCTGCGCAAGACATTATGGATGAGCTTAATATCTCCCGCGGGAATGCCAACATGAACCTGCGGGCACTCATTGATTGGGGGCTCATCGCTAAAGAACACAAGTCAGGAGAGCGAAAAGAGTATTTCTACGCTGAAAAAGATATCTGGCAAGTGGCCCAGCAGGTTATTCTTGAGCGTAGGAAAAGGGAATTAAAACCCGTTCTCAAGGTGCTTGAAGAAGTGAAGCACATCGAGAAAGGCGATCACTCTGAAGAGCAAATTCAGACCTTCATCTCTACAGTTTCGGACCTTGAAGGAGTCGTTAGCCAAGCAGATAAATTCCTAGACTTGATGCTGAAGTCCAACCGCAAATGGTTCTGGGAAAGAGTCCTCAAAATGCTTCCTGACAAAAGAGAATCCTAA
- a CDS encoding DUF1266 domain-containing protein, with protein sequence MELSNIQWGIAVLTIAALFLGRMVWVGIRNKSIRNFQGTHTSQEVPSYYLQISIYGLAAILLAALAVLLVHQEFGPLYSVGLALALFPLLWLWVHLWDLPSYLLKGIIRVFNLKISLPKLPSKKSVEQLTEVEEEQPADSPVTEEEPAPFTVEDWFQAADALISHATGQPHSSLFPHNSGPISWIAARRHFRREWEVKSKRDFQEIQDWLFQIGHRREFHEQMEFIMNMDTQELQQYLEDVDAGKFGLDTLQEQAEEKHRVEMVRTNQDGIRYQSFLAWDYLRYIHNYKLGVAAGFASEDEALNRMRSAGQVLQNRYGSWAELGKNYLDARQFWSSVEMEKGGEKWWKAYHSLTKDPASIWNQSPWPFRLIEIEEQAE encoded by the coding sequence ATGGAACTGTCCAATATCCAATGGGGAATAGCTGTGCTCACCATCGCAGCTTTATTCTTGGGAAGAATGGTTTGGGTCGGTATTCGAAACAAGTCGATTCGAAATTTTCAGGGTACCCATACTAGCCAAGAAGTTCCTTCCTATTATCTGCAAATCAGTATTTACGGTCTGGCTGCCATCCTCCTTGCAGCATTGGCAGTTCTGTTGGTGCATCAAGAATTTGGCCCGCTTTATTCGGTGGGTTTGGCATTGGCACTATTTCCTTTACTATGGCTATGGGTTCACCTTTGGGATCTACCTAGCTATCTCTTAAAGGGAATCATCCGAGTGTTCAATCTGAAAATTTCCCTACCAAAGCTTCCCTCCAAAAAGTCAGTTGAGCAGTTAACGGAGGTGGAAGAAGAACAACCTGCTGATTCACCAGTCACGGAAGAAGAGCCTGCCCCTTTTACGGTTGAAGACTGGTTTCAGGCAGCGGATGCCTTGATATCGCACGCTACTGGACAGCCTCACTCTAGTCTTTTTCCTCACAACTCGGGACCCATTTCTTGGATTGCGGCTAGAAGACACTTCCGAAGAGAATGGGAAGTGAAGTCCAAACGAGATTTTCAGGAGATACAGGATTGGCTATTTCAGATTGGTCATCGGCGAGAGTTTCATGAACAGATGGAATTCATCATGAATATGGATACCCAAGAACTCCAGCAATATCTGGAGGATGTAGATGCCGGAAAATTTGGTCTTGATACCCTCCAAGAACAAGCTGAAGAAAAGCATCGCGTGGAGATGGTTCGTACCAATCAAGATGGAATCAGATATCAAAGCTTTCTAGCCTGGGATTATCTCCGATATATTCACAACTATAAGCTTGGAGTTGCAGCCGGATTCGCCTCTGAAGATGAAGCGCTCAACCGGATGCGGTCTGCAGGCCAAGTCCTTCAAAACAGATATGGCTCCTGGGCTGAGTTGGGCAAAAACTACCTAGATGCCCGGCAATTCTGGTCCAGCGTGGAAATGGAAAAAGGCGGGGAAAAGTGGTGGAAAGCCTACCATAGCTTGACCAAAGACCCGGCGAGTATCTGGAACCAATCCCCATGGCCTTTCAGGCTGATTGAAATCGAAGAGCAAGCCGAATAA
- a CDS encoding metallophosphoesterase: MDKLFQVAVLLCLFGLIDFYAFQGIKAATDSFSPSTQRILHIVYWSFTGLTFLAILGYNFLPIKWLSPGIRTSLMVYIFSNLLAKIILVLFVLLDDIIRFFKWIGSLFTSTDTIPSAVSEPETAPIAQAVESTISRSQFLNQVGVIAATTPVVAISWGIISGAHDYRVRKKTISLKSLPKSFDGIKIAQISDIHSGSFWNRTAVKGGVEMLMNEKPDMVFFTGDLVNNVATEMKDYVDVFGKVAAPLGVFSVLGNHDYGDYVAWPSEGAKQKNLQDLIAIHRAMGWDILIDEHRILEESGEKLAVLGIGNWGAKARFPKYGQLQLAHAGTQDISTKLLLSHDPSHWRAQVLPEYPDIDLMLSGHTHGMQFGVEIGDFKWSPVQYVYDEWADLYQAGEQYLYVNRGFGYLAMPGRIGMPPEITILELKRA; encoded by the coding sequence ATGGATAAATTATTTCAGGTAGCAGTGCTGCTATGCTTGTTTGGATTGATAGACTTCTATGCATTCCAGGGAATCAAAGCAGCCACTGACTCATTTTCCCCTTCTACCCAAAGAATCTTGCACATTGTTTACTGGTCGTTTACGGGTTTGACCTTTCTAGCAATCCTTGGGTACAACTTCCTCCCCATCAAATGGCTTTCCCCCGGTATTCGGACCTCTTTGATGGTATACATCTTCTCGAATCTCCTCGCCAAGATCATTTTGGTCCTATTCGTATTATTGGATGATATCATCCGGTTTTTCAAATGGATAGGGAGCTTATTCACCTCGACAGACACCATCCCTTCCGCCGTTTCCGAACCTGAGACGGCACCAATCGCTCAAGCGGTAGAATCCACCATTTCTCGGTCCCAGTTCCTCAACCAAGTTGGTGTTATTGCCGCTACTACCCCGGTAGTTGCCATCAGCTGGGGAATTATCAGTGGAGCACACGATTACCGAGTACGGAAAAAAACCATTAGCCTCAAATCGCTTCCAAAAAGTTTTGATGGAATCAAGATCGCGCAGATCTCAGATATTCACTCTGGCAGTTTCTGGAATCGCACAGCTGTCAAGGGCGGTGTAGAAATGCTAATGAATGAGAAGCCTGATATGGTGTTTTTCACAGGTGACCTTGTGAACAATGTTGCGACCGAGATGAAGGATTATGTGGATGTATTCGGAAAAGTAGCAGCGCCACTCGGTGTATTCTCGGTACTTGGCAATCACGACTACGGCGATTATGTAGCATGGCCTTCAGAAGGTGCCAAACAAAAAAACTTGCAGGATCTGATCGCGATTCACCGAGCAATGGGCTGGGACATCTTGATTGATGAACATCGAATCTTGGAGGAATCAGGTGAAAAACTTGCAGTTCTAGGTATTGGAAACTGGGGCGCGAAGGCTCGCTTTCCAAAATATGGCCAGCTTCAACTCGCGCATGCCGGTACTCAGGATATATCTACCAAATTGTTGTTGTCCCACGATCCGAGTCACTGGCGAGCCCAAGTTCTTCCTGAGTATCCAGATATCGATCTTATGCTATCCGGTCATACTCATGGCATGCAATTCGGGGTAGAAATAGGCGATTTCAAATGGAGCCCTGTTCAATACGTCTATGACGAGTGGGCAGACCTATACCAAGCTGGGGAGCAATATCTCTATGTCAACCGTGGATTCGGCTATTTGGCCATGCCGGGCAGAATAGGAATGCCTCCTGAAATTACGATTCTTGAGCTTAAACGCGCTTAG
- the aroE gene encoding shikimate dehydrogenase (AroE; catalyzes the conversion of shikimate to 3-dehydroshikimate) encodes MAHYGLIGETLKHSFSQKYFTKKFTDLGIQSHYSLFELPSIEEFPKLLADHPDLAGLNVTIPYKEDIIPFMDELSESAEHIGAVNTVKFDQGKLIGDNTDCIGFHTSLLELIGDAEISQAMVLGTGGASKAIKFVLKEWMGTDQVDMVSRSPREADHISYQELRDRDWSAYQLIVNTTPLGTYPNVDEAPYLPYEYLTDNHFVYDLVYNPAMTSFMKLAKAQGASVTNGYRMLVLQAEASWEIWQNS; translated from the coding sequence ATGGCCCATTACGGATTGATCGGGGAAACGCTCAAGCACAGCTTTTCCCAGAAGTACTTCACGAAAAAATTCACGGATCTAGGCATCCAGTCTCACTACTCATTATTCGAACTTCCTTCTATCGAGGAGTTTCCTAAGTTACTTGCGGACCACCCAGATTTAGCGGGTCTCAATGTCACAATTCCCTACAAGGAAGACATTATCCCATTCATGGATGAGCTTTCGGAGTCTGCTGAGCATATCGGAGCGGTCAATACCGTGAAATTTGATCAAGGGAAATTGATAGGCGACAATACTGATTGTATCGGCTTTCACACCTCGCTACTGGAATTGATTGGAGATGCTGAAATCTCTCAAGCGATGGTGTTGGGAACGGGAGGAGCTTCAAAAGCTATCAAGTTTGTCTTGAAAGAATGGATGGGCACAGACCAAGTCGATATGGTATCCAGGTCACCTCGCGAGGCAGACCACATTTCTTACCAAGAGCTTAGGGACAGAGATTGGAGCGCGTATCAATTGATCGTGAATACAACCCCCTTAGGCACGTACCCCAATGTGGATGAGGCTCCCTATCTTCCTTATGAGTATCTGACTGACAACCATTTTGTCTATGATCTGGTATACAACCCAGCTATGACCTCTTTCATGAAGTTGGCAAAAGCCCAAGGAGCTAGCGTGACAAATGGATATCGCATGCTAGTTTTACAGGCAGAGGCTTCGTGGGAGATTTGGCAGAACTCCTAA
- the porV gene encoding type IX secretion system outer membrane channel protein PorV produces the protein MMRKAFLAAACLTVLGFGFGNKAQAQTEPSKTITTAVPLLLISPDSRGGALGDAGVAITDDANAMHWNPSALAFIDNRMGFAMSYSPWLQTLGIPDINLMYLSGYYNTGNAGVIGSSLRYFSLGEIKLTGNNGEPLGVDKPNEFAFDVGYSLKISESLSGGIALRYIYSRLSSNSVDAVNINPVHAVAGDISFMYKKDFTINGASDIPVTFTSGVNISNIGPKVSYTGQSDDKDFLPTNLRIGYAFRFFLDEYNSFTFTNDFNKLLVPSPDSLGMTPDQSALSGMFGSFGDAPGGFGEELSEINLSFGAEYWYRDLFAARVGYFYEHPDKGNRQYITLGLGIRYNVFGLDFSYLAPLQQNHPLQNTLRFTLSYNFNESGAE, from the coding sequence ATGATGAGGAAAGCTTTTCTAGCGGCAGCATGTCTGACTGTTCTCGGATTTGGTTTTGGAAACAAGGCCCAGGCACAAACGGAGCCATCCAAAACTATTACAACCGCAGTTCCATTGCTGCTAATCTCCCCTGATTCACGGGGCGGAGCCCTTGGTGATGCCGGGGTAGCCATTACGGATGATGCTAACGCCATGCATTGGAACCCTTCTGCTTTGGCGTTTATCGATAACAGAATGGGATTCGCAATGTCTTATTCCCCTTGGTTGCAGACATTGGGTATTCCTGATATCAACTTGATGTACCTCTCTGGGTACTACAATACAGGAAACGCAGGGGTAATCGGATCTTCTCTCCGATATTTCTCCCTCGGTGAAATCAAACTGACCGGAAACAACGGTGAACCTCTCGGGGTGGACAAGCCAAACGAATTTGCATTCGACGTTGGTTACTCCCTGAAAATCTCCGAGTCTCTCTCCGGTGGTATCGCACTGCGCTATATCTATAGCCGATTGTCCTCCAACTCTGTAGACGCGGTTAATATCAACCCTGTCCATGCAGTAGCCGGTGATATCTCCTTCATGTACAAAAAGGACTTCACCATCAATGGAGCAAGCGATATTCCAGTGACATTCACCTCTGGTGTGAATATCTCCAACATCGGACCTAAAGTTTCCTACACTGGGCAATCTGATGACAAGGACTTCTTGCCTACCAATCTCCGTATTGGTTATGCATTCCGGTTCTTCTTGGATGAGTACAACTCTTTCACCTTCACCAACGACTTCAACAAATTGCTCGTTCCTTCCCCAGACTCATTGGGCATGACTCCAGATCAGTCTGCATTGAGTGGAATGTTCGGTAGCTTTGGTGATGCTCCAGGTGGGTTCGGTGAAGAATTGTCCGAAATCAACCTTTCTTTCGGTGCTGAGTACTGGTACCGCGATTTGTTCGCAGCCCGAGTAGGGTATTTCTACGAGCACCCGGACAAAGGTAACCGTCAGTACATCACCTTGGGATTGGGTATCCGCTACAATGTGTTCGGTTTGGACTTCTCCTACTTGGCACCACTTCAGCAGAATCACCCACTTCAAAATACCCTCCGATTCACGTTGTCTTACAACTTCAACGAATCTGGAGCTGAATAA